In Chitinophagaceae bacterium, the genomic window GCCCGCCGGTGCAACCAAAATTTATTATAAGCGAGGCAAAGCCTCTTTTTATATAATCGGTTACGGAAATATCAATAAGGGTAAAAACGCTATTGAGAAAAACAGGCATTTGTGTTTGTTGTTCCAAAAAATCCTTTACCGGTTTATCCAGGCCGTTCAATGTTTTATATTCATCAAAGCGGCCGGGGTTTAAAATCCCCCGCATATCAAATACAAATCCGCCGCCATTTTCGGAGCTATCCAAAGGGATGCCTTTTTTATAAGAAAAGCTGTTGATGGTAACCAGCAACGGGGTTTCGGCTGTTGCCTGAAAAGGTGTGAATTGCTCTATAATTTCGTTGCTGGTGCAAATTTGCAACAGTTTATCCAGTTCGGGTAATTCTATTCCGGGGTTGTGGTTATTTAAAAATTCATTTAAATTTTTTAATGCAAGCGGTATGCTGGTTAAGAAATGTGCTTTGCGTTCAAATAATCCCCTGAAGCCGTATGCGCCCAACACCTGCAACAAACGAATAAGCACAAAACCATAATATTGTTTTTTAAATAAATCTGCATTTACTTTTTCACCTGTTTCGTTTTCAAAATACCCAATAAAATCAATCAGCAATTTTTCTTTCCAGGCATCGGGTAAGTTTGCCCTTGCCTGCCATAGCAATGAGGCAGCATCATATTGCGGCGCTCCCTTCATGCCACCCTGGTAATCAATAAAATTTACTTCATCGCTGGCGCCAATCATAATATTGCGTCCCTGGAAATCCCGGAACATAAAAGTTTGATATGCAGAGCCTGTTAAAAAATCACTCAATTTATTAAAGTCATTAAGCAGTTTTTGCTTGTCATAAGGCTTTGCTAAAGTATCCAGGAAATAATATTTAAAATACAGCAAATCGGCCAGTATGGCTTCTTTGCCAAACTCGCTATTGGTAAGGCAACGGGAAAAATCTACTTCCTTTTGAGCCTTTACCTGCAATGCTGCCAATTGCTTTAAACTTTTTTGATACAGTTTAAATACTTCATCGGTTAATCCTTTTGCATCCACTACATCCAGCAAGCTTTGCGTACCAAAATCCTGTTGAATATAGGTTGATTGGTCCTCGCTTACGGCATACACCTGTGGCGTTGTGAGCCTTAATTTTGTAAATACCCGTGAAAAATAAATAAAGGTTTTGTTTTCCTTAATATTTTTTCCCACAGTGGCTATATAACAGTTGCCCTCAGTTTTAATACGGTAATATTGCCTGTCACTACCTGCCTGCGGTAGTTTATCAATACCCGTAATAGGGCTGTTGCTGAACTGCTTAAAAATATTTTCTACCTGTTGCATATATAAAGTGCGGTGAAGGGTAAAAATAAAACATTTCGGGGAGCTAAGGAAGGAGAAGCCAGGCATACAAAGGTATAATTCATGCTGCTTATTGATTTCGCAATTAAAAAATCCATTTATTATTCAGTAAAAAAATAACTACCTTAACTCTTAAAATGATTGGCTTATGACAACAATTGCATTATACAACCTTAAAGGCGGTGTAGGAAAAACAGCATCCTGTGTAAATTTTTCTTACCTCGCTGCTGCAGATGGCTTTAAAACATTATTGTGGGATATTGATCCGCAGGGTTCTTCCTCATTTTACTATAAAGTAAAACCCAAACAACATCCCGGAATAAAAAAATTGATTACTAAAGATGCACACCTGGAATCGGCAATAATGAGCAGCGATTTTGAATTGCTGGATGTAATACCTGCCGACAACAGCAGCAAAAGTTTTGATATTATGCTGGAAGAAATGAAGAGCAGCAAAAGTCGCATTAAATCGGTATTAAAACAACTCGACGGTGAGTATGATTTTGTGTTTATTGATTGCCCTCCGGGCTTTAGTGCATTAAGCGAAAACATTTTTAATGCAGCAGATATTGTGCTTATGCCTGTAATTCCTACAACTTTAAGCATCAGAACTTATAATATGGTAAAAGATTTTTTTAAAGAAAAAGACCTGGATATAGGTAAATTAACCTGCTTTTTTACCATGGTAGATTTGCGCAAGAACATGCATAACGAAATAATGGAAGAGCTTTACAAGGACAAAAGATTTTTTCAAAACTATGTTCCCTACTTGAGTGATGTAGAAAAAATGGGGGTGCATAAAGCGCCAATTATGGAATTTGCCAACAGCAGCTATGCCTCAAAATGTTACCGTGAACTTTGGACAGAAATTAAAGAAGGCGTATTGGAATAAGCTTATCTTTGCGGCCAAATTTTTAAAAAATTTTATATGACGAGATCATTATTTAGCTGGTACAGCAATGCATTGGGCGAAGAAATGCCCATAGTAAGTTACGGCCATTACGGATTTGCCCTTTTACTCGTTCCTACAGCAGCAGCAGATTACCTGGAGTACGAAAGGTTTCAATTAATTGATTCATTAGCACCTTTGATTAATGCAGGAAAAGTTAGGGTGTTTTCTGTAAACAGCGTTAACAAGCAAAGCTGGTTAAATAACGAAATGGAAGGGGCGCATAAGGCCATTAGGCATAATCAGTTTAACCAGTATATTTTTGAAGAAGTGGTTCCCTTCATACGCACCAATACTTCAAATGAAACACCAATAATTACCTGCGGTGCATCATTTGGCGCATTGCACAGTATGAACTTGTTTTTAAAACGTCCCGATATTATTAATGGGGTTATTGCCATGAGTGGCGTTTATAACCTTACGGAATATTCAAAAGACTTTTATGACGACCAGGTGTACTTCAACAGCCCGGCTCATTACGTACCCAACCTTACCGACGACTGGTACTTAAGTAATATCCGCAATAGCCACCATATTCATATTCTTACTGGCAGCGGCGATTATGAAGATCCGCAGGCTTCCCGTGATTTTTCGGGTGTGCTTGCCTCAAAAGGCATTAACCACGAACTGGATGTGTGGGGAACAGAATGGAAGCATGACTGGCCCACCTGGAGAGAAATGCTGCCTAAATATTTAGAAACAAGGTTTTAGTATTATAAAGAAATTATTTTACATAAAAAAAGAGCAATACTAAATTGCTCTTTTTTATGCCTGGTTTAAACTTAATTTTTAATTACTTTATAGGTTTGGGTAACCCCATTATTAATTACCTGCAACAAGTAAATACCAGAAGGTAATTTAGCCGTATTAATATTTTCTGTAATGGCTGCTGTGGTTTTATTGGCTTGCCTGCTCCACAGAACGGCTCCCGTTGCAGCATTAAGTACAATTTTGTAATTGCCGCTTACGCCTTTGCCTATTAATATTGAAAGCTTGTTTTTAAATGGATTAGGGAAAACCACATTGCCATTTTCGGCGGCATCCACTGCAATTTCTCCTTTGCTGGTTTTGGAAATTTCTGTATTGGGTTGAATTACAAAATTATTTTCCAGCAAAGAAATTTTGCTATCCCATAAATTTTCTTTTATTGAAAAGCCTGCAATATATTGCCA contains:
- a CDS encoding esterase is translated as MTRSLFSWYSNALGEEMPIVSYGHYGFALLLVPTAAADYLEYERFQLIDSLAPLINAGKVRVFSVNSVNKQSWLNNEMEGAHKAIRHNQFNQYIFEEVVPFIRTNTSNETPIITCGASFGALHSMNLFLKRPDIINGVIAMSGVYNLTEYSKDFYDDQVYFNSPAHYVPNLTDDWYLSNIRNSHHIHILTGSGDYEDPQASRDFSGVLASKGINHELDVWGTEWKHDWPTWREMLPKYLETRF
- a CDS encoding phosphotransferase, encoding MQQVENIFKQFSNSPITGIDKLPQAGSDRQYYRIKTEGNCYIATVGKNIKENKTFIYFSRVFTKLRLTTPQVYAVSEDQSTYIQQDFGTQSLLDVVDAKGLTDEVFKLYQKSLKQLAALQVKAQKEVDFSRCLTNSEFGKEAILADLLYFKYYFLDTLAKPYDKQKLLNDFNKLSDFLTGSAYQTFMFRDFQGRNIMIGASDEVNFIDYQGGMKGAPQYDAASLLWQARANLPDAWKEKLLIDFIGYFENETGEKVNADLFKKQYYGFVLIRLLQVLGAYGFRGLFERKAHFLTSIPLALKNLNEFLNNHNPGIELPELDKLLQICTSNEIIEQFTPFQATAETPLLVTINSFSYKKGIPLDSSENGGGFVFDMRGILNPGRFDEYKTLNGLDKPVKDFLEQQTQMPVFLNSVFTLIDISVTDYIKRGFASLIINFGCTGGQHRSVYAAEALARHLKNKFKVKMQVTHTNKKNWLTKM
- a CDS encoding ParA family protein, with amino-acid sequence MTTIALYNLKGGVGKTASCVNFSYLAAADGFKTLLWDIDPQGSSSFYYKVKPKQHPGIKKLITKDAHLESAIMSSDFELLDVIPADNSSKSFDIMLEEMKSSKSRIKSVLKQLDGEYDFVFIDCPPGFSALSENIFNAADIVLMPVIPTTLSIRTYNMVKDFFKEKDLDIGKLTCFFTMVDLRKNMHNEIMEELYKDKRFFQNYVPYLSDVEKMGVHKAPIMEFANSSYASKCYRELWTEIKEGVLE